GGCCTCCAGGCCCAAACCCCTAAGGACTGAAGAGCTCCACATGTTTGAGGACAGATATCCAACATGTCTAAAACCAAcacagaaccccaataaaatcaaCAACACTCAAAAcagcaaactcgctgccatcgagtctgtgccaactcaaagcgaccctataggacagagtagaactgccactgtgagtttctgagactgttaactctttacaggagtagaaagttccgtCATTCTCCCGATAAAATCACCAATATTTGAACGGCTTAGAATAAAAGGCAGCCAATGCAACGAGTCGTTGACAAATGAAATCCAAAGTGTTAACAGGCAAGACAAACAAGTAATCAGAGAAATGAAAGCTAAAATAAAAGCTCTCCCTTGACACTGTGACCCAGACCCAAGCCCATTGCTACCAAGTCCAtgacaattcatggtgaccctgcagaaccgagcagaactgcccgcagggtttccaagaccgaaATCCTTACAGAAGCTGATGGCCACCTCGTTCTGCTTACACTGATCAGCATGGCACACATAGACACGAGATAATACAAAGGGTGGGGATATAGatgccttgaagcatggtgcgGGGAGGTGCATTCCGGGACAGTCAATCTGGAAAGAGGCTGGGACTAGTTGGTGATTAAAGATACATACATCCCGTGGGCTAGGGCCTGGGGCTCATGAGTTTATATTCCCAAGAGTTCTCAGGAGCTGGAGTGTGGGGAGGACAAGAATGTTCACTACAGCATCATTTATGATAGGAGGACCTTGGAGGCAACATAAGAGAATGGAGAAGTGACAGGAACAGGTTCCCATCCTGGAGGCTTATGGAACAGTTACGAGTGACTGAGGATATATTAACCCAGCAACAAGAAGGACCTTAAAAAATGTCACCCTGAGTGAGAAACAGAATGTAgcagaggacctaatgcaaattAAAAATGCACACACAGAGAACAATATTTTTTTAGAATACAGCTAAAAATGAATACACTCATGAATATTGGggaaaaagaatatatacattGGAAAGGTTGTCTATTAAGCTAGAAAGATGGTGGGGACATTAGTTAGGAAGAGAAGATCGCATTTCAGGCATACCCActgcaaaaacaaaccaaaaaaacacatgccattgggtcaattccagttcatagtAACCCTTGTAGCACAGAGTACAGTGTCCCCCTTAGACtttccaaaactataaatctttctgggagcaggtagccccgtctttctccaacAGAACAGCCGCCAATAGGTTTGAACCacagctttgtggttagcagtctggtGCTTAACCCTGTGGGCCACCAGGGATCCAGATGTGTGCAAAGCTTGGTAGGTGTGTGAGAGCTGGTGCATGTCCGTGCGGCTGAAGTGGCAGGCTCAAACCTCAAAGAGTGGGGGAAATATCAGACCTGGTGGCCTTTTGAACCATCTCAAGGCTATCTTGATGGCAAATAGAGTCATATGTGGATTTTTAGGCACTTATTTTGGCTGCTGAGAGGAAGACAGGTCAAAGGGAGAGAGCTTGGAAGTCAGCAGAGCCAAACTCTGAGCAGAGGCAAAGGTTCACTCTCTCCCTGACCTCAACAAATCATGTCCTCCACGGGCAAGACTAGCTCCAGAGACCTAGAGGCCCCCACCAGCCACGGAGTCCTCACCCAGCTAGCACATCAGGGGTCATAGTGTTTGTGACTTTGGGTCTGCTGCAGGGTCTAGCTGGCTACAGAACGTGCCACAAGACCAGGATGAGTTTATGAACTTGATCACTCGACTGCTCTGTAGCCCGTCTccaaagaaacaaagtccaccagCCATCCCCTCAAGGCCTGGATCTCTTGGTCAGCCCGTGCTGCAGCTACCCTTTTACGAACGAGAACCCCCAGCTCACAGAACTTACATGACTGCCTAGGGTCACACAATTGAGGTTCAAACCCAAGCTACCATTGTGATTCCCAAACCATCTGGCTACACAGACAGCTAGGACTGCATTCTGCTCTCCCCTCCGAGCCCTTGCCCTTCCGGATACACCCAGCACCTCCAGACGTGAACTGTAAGCTTGCCTGGAGAACCATTGACTTAGCTTTCCATTCTCAGCCTGAGAGGCTGTGGGCCTGAAAGCCTGGACACAAACTTGGGAGTCACACAGATCTGCGCTCAAAGCCTTGCTCCAAAGGAGGGCGAAAGGATCGATATATAATAGCTCTCGAGTCAATCCCCAACGATGGCGGTGCCACGTGGGCTGCAGGAGAGAATGGTGTTCCACAGTGTTTGCAAGGGTGTGCTCTTAGGattgaccttttgattagtagctgCATACACTGAacggtttgtgccacccaggcgcTCCTTATGTATGTACGAACGTGTGCATTTCATAAACACGGGTGCGAGTGCTTGTATTGGCCCGGCCTCTCTAGAAGGATGTAGAAAACACTGGCCATCGTGGTTTGCCTCCAGGGAGAGGGTCTAGGTAGGAAAATGACCTATTCACTGCACacctattaaaaatttttttccctgCATATCTTCTTGTACTTTTTGAATTCATGTGCAGCCGTTTCCTAGTGTCCCCTCCAATTCCTGTGTAGTCTCTGGAAAAGCACTTAACCTGCGAAGCTATATTCCTCACAGTCCTCCGATGGGCTATGAAGTTAGAGGGCTAGCAGTCGCAGGATCCTAACTAAGAGTCGCAGGGCCACATTTGGAGGATCCTGCACTGTTGGACTTCTCTAGGTATTTGGGGTTCAGGGCAGCTGTGACCTAGGCCCTGGGGTTCTCTGGGTGCAGCTGCACTTGAAGAAGAGGTGCAAGGTGTGGAGTAGTGAAAAGATAATGAGCCCGCTAATGGAAAGGTCTTTTTTAAGAGGAGAAAGACTCCCTAAACACAAGTCCCCCCCActgcccagcccctcctcccctttCCGACGCTCCTTCCTATGAAGGTGCAGAAAGGTACAGCCATTCGATCAGGCCTAGGCTGTCCTCTGTCCGTGGTGCTGAAACAGTGCCGCACCAGCACGTGGTGGTTAAACTGAACTgaactgccctccagtcaatgctgactcatggtgaccctgtaggacaaggcctgtaggtttctgagacggtaactctttacgggagtagaaagcctgtctaacTCCCGTTATGGTAAGGGGACTGCTAAATAATCCTGAATTAGACGcgggttgtttttcttttactaCTTTGAAAACCATCAATTCTGTTTGCATCCTGTAGCTCTTTTGTTTTGAGGTGCTGCTGCATCAACTAGGTGTTCTGATTATAGCCCTGCCTCCACGGGGCCTGGATCCCACCACACCCAGTAAGCACCCACTCCACTTGCTCGCCCTCCAAATTCACAGCACCAATGCTAAATGGGAGGCTAAGGACTAGCAGATTCTTAACTAGACCTCCCAACCTAAATCGCTCCATTGGTGTATTATTGAACTTGTGTCGTTTTCACTTTAAAAACAGTGAGGAATTGTGCCCTTACCCCACTGTCATCTCAGCACGCGGTGTGAGGGCTCTGCGAGCTGCAAGTGCCTCTTATAGAACCTTCTAACCTGActcaaactgaactcactgccatgagtggattcctactcatagcagccctggctatggggtttccaaggctgtacatctttatgggaggagacagcctcattgttctcccatggagcggctggtgagtttgaactgctgaccttgggcttaACAACCCAAAGTGTACCCAACAGTACCACCGAGACCAGAGAGTTCAGTGTGAGACTGGAGTGTGGCAGTCTGGTCTGCCCTGGCATCAGAGGGAGGGCCAGTGAGTCCTCAGGGCTTTTAGACTCCAAGGTTGATCCCAAGAGGCAGACAAGGAAGTGACCACTGGACCTTAGTTTGACCCCACGTtactggcaggggtggggggaagtgctAGCTGTCAAGATGGAGGTTGGTGTCCACGTAGAggaaccttgaaagaaaggcctggtgaactacttCTGATAAACTAGTTGCCAAAACCTCATGGAGTGTCGTTCTACTTGGGTATACACGGATTGGTCAGGAGTCCAAGCTGACTCCAGTTTAGTGCTGTCCTTTGGCAAtaggtagggaaggggaggaaacatATACTCTGTTTTGTTGAGACTAGCTCGgtgcctcagtttcttcttcCCTCACATACTCATTCTGACAGAAAGCCATCTGCTTCCTCCCCATCAGCCGCCACAGAATGAGATCATGTCGGCTCCCTAACATGAACCAGAAGGAAAAGCAAGCGGTGGAATGGGGGTGATGTAAGAGGCCCTTATGCCAGTACTCACTTCAGCagaggggggaagggaagaggacaCCCCCCGAAAGCATTGTCCCCGTCCCCTTCCAGGGTGTGCAGGGTATGGGCAGAGAAGGCATCTCATGCCCCCAGGCACCGGTAGAGGAGAGTGGTGGGTTTAGAGGAGCATTAGTAACGCAATGCCATCTCCACCCATAGGACTTGGGGCCGCCTCCTTCTTCCAGACTCAAGCCCCCAGCTCACTAGCCCTGGCCGCACCATTAGTTCACTCTGTGATGCTGAGTTAAATTTCCAAGCCTCCACTttcccatctgtgaaatgggcatGCTAACGTCTAACATGCAGGGGCTTGCAACAAGGTAAGGCGTAGCAGTAAAGTACAGTGCTGACCTAGCTCCTCGACGGCCCTGAccactcccaccccacaccccaccccgtcCAACACCCCTGGGCACTGTCCCCCCAACACGGCGCCCTCACCGGTTCTcagccaccagaatctgctccaaaACTCGGGCGGCCTGCACACGCGTCTCCACCTCGGACGCCTGCAGCAGCTTCAGCAGCAGATCGAGGCCGCCGTCCAGGCGGATGGCGTCGCACAGTCCCTGGGCCACCTCGCGGCCCACGGCCGGCAGCAGCCAGGCCTCCTCCACCAGCTGGAAGACCTCGGCCAGGCCGGCGCCCACGGCCCGCACGCCTCCCGCCTGCTTCAGCGCGGACAGCGCCTGCTGCAGTTCGGGCAGCGCGCGCTCCAGGGCGCTCTGCACCTCGGCGCCCACCCCAGGTGACACCTCGCGGGGCCCGCGGCCCCCTGCCGTCCACCACGGACCCGAGCCGCCGCCCCCAGCCGCTCCCGGCACCGCCAGCCGCTCGGCTCCGGGCCGTGGGTCCGACATGGCGAAGAAGCGACACAGCTTGTAGGCGGAGAAAAGCAACGTCAGGACCATGGGCGCGGGGCAGCGGGGGACATTCCCGGTCTGGCGGGGCGGGGTCGGACGGGGCGACCCCCGAGAGCGCGGGGAGCGGAGGAGAGGGGAGGCTCCGAGGAGCAGGCCGTGAGGAAGACGGTGGGCGATGCGGGAGCGAGGGATGGAGTGAAGGGTTCCGGGCAAAGCGGGCGCCGGCCTGgtgttggggggggcggggaggccgGGGAGCTCAGGATCCAGGCAGAGGGGCTGGGGAAGCGGGTGCGGACCCAGATGCAGGGGGTGGGCGGGAAGAGGGAGCGAGGGTCGCACCAGAGGCCGGTGGGCCCAAGAACCTGCGGCCAGAAACAAAGCAGCGCAGCTCGGGCTCCGCCTGCGCTGCAGCGGGCTCAGAATTGCTCCGCAGAGCGCCGCCCCGCAGCCGCCCGGGACCTCGGCCGAAGCCCCACCTCTTGGCTCGCAGGGCTCCTCCCCCTCCGCCTGCCAGGCCACGCCCAGACGCTGGCCACGCCTCATCCCAGCCGGCAGCCAGGCCCAGAGGGTGGGAGCCAGAGGACTGCCCGACATATTCCCAGAAACCGGTCTCCCTGAATGTGCCTCTGCCCTTGGTAATTATTAGCTGTCCAGGGACGACCTCGACTCATGACCCGTGTGtgttacagaatagaactgctccgtgTGTGTTTTCGTTTGTTTTGCAATCAGCTGCTAACTTaaaagttggaagttcaagtccacctagtggtcccacaggagaaagggcTGGAGGGCCGCTCCTGTAGAAGCCcattgccgtcgagtggattctgacccataggccTAGCGTTTCCAAGGCGGTGCATCTTTTTAGAAGCCTTTCTGTTGGGCAAGTGACCTATTGCTTAGTACTTCagccactgtctcagaaacccacaggggcggttctaccctgtcctttagggtcgctatgagttggtaccGTTTCAGggaaatttttcttcttcttgttttaaccactgtgccatgggcacagccaagaaaaccccgctgagcagtgctactctgtaaCACCGGAGTCATCCACTGGGTTGGGTTCTTTGGGAAGCagttttccaggtctttcttctgtggggatGTTGGGTGGGTTCGGATCAACAACTTTTAGGTGGGTGGCAACAACAACATGCCATCAGGTTCCTCTCCCCTTCCCAGTGGTACCAGTGGTACCAGAACCCAGCCAGGTGCCTGGAGTGGATATGATTCGTGGAgaccccatgtgtttcagaaCAGAGCTGAGTGCCACAGAGCTTTCCAGCCTGTGACCTTTCGGGCAAAGGTTGCCAGGCCTGTCCCCTCACCAACCTTTCAGATAGTTAGTCCTCCAGCACTCAACCATTTGGGCCACCCAGGAGCtcacactcgctgccatcgagccagtgctgacccatcatagtgaccctgtggacagggtagaactgccctctgtgagtttctgagactgtgactttttacgggagtagaaagtcctgtctttttccctccgagaggccggtggtttcaaactcctgaccttgtagttTTGCAGCCCAGggctaaccactatgctaccaatgTATCTTACTAGTGGTTAGCGCAGTCAAAATTCTGGCTCTCTACAATGCTCAAGCCCCTTTTATGCCACCCCCCCCAATTAAGACCtttctatgggacagggtaaatGTTCCTATTGTACAGCGGAAGTGACTGGGTCCACAGAGAAGAAAGTGCCCCCCCACAGCACACACCCCTCATTACAGGACAGAAGAAGTCAGCTGGAAGCTCCAGGGGTTGGCGATCTGGGACTTGTGAACCAAATGTGGCTCTTTCCACATGTACATGTGATTCTAAagcaaaattgaaaatgaaaataaaatgatcatagCTTCATATACTTTTAAAaggtattattcagataatggtgatttcatttgtttgttttcaaacgtGTTTCATTTGTAAAGAtatgtttataatttttaaatggttgtgaGGGACagaattggctcttccatctcaaaagtttgctgacccttGCTCTAGGCAATAGTTGCATCTGAGTAGGCCTGTGACACCCCCTCGTCCCTGACTCACAAAAGCAAACATCTGATGCCAGTGGGCATTTTCTGGGCATAGGGGGGACTATCCTTCTGAAAATCTAAAGGTGTGCTGAATTAGTGACCCCACTCTTCACAGCCAGGGGGACGAGGATTGGGCACAAGAAACAGCCACCACCCGTGAATTCACCATCAGTGAAGACTCAGAATGAAATCCACTGTGCTGGGTTAATATTTACCTAGTGCCCTGCGTTGTGAAAACAAGCTTGGGAAATCAATGCATCTGAGAGGAGAACCAAGAAATGAAAATCGGTACTtttgtgattaaaaaaagaaattccttAGAGTGTTAActctctcctcccaccctttCAACTGCCCTAAATATATAACAGAGTCCTTAGCTACCCAACCAGGGCTGCGCCTGATCAAACCAATCATAGATCAATAACCACTTACGGCGTGTAAATGTAGGGCTAATGCCGCCGACCATGAGGGAGGCACAAGGCCCTGTAGTGTGTGCTCTGTTGTGGTCAGCACCCACTcggtggcacctcacaacaaggcTGGCACTGGACATTTTGTCTCTCTAGCTCATGCCATCTCCCAACACCCCACGAAGCAATTATGATGAGTCCCATTTTACTGGGGGGGGGGAACCACACACAAAAAGCTTGGGGAGGTCAAATAATTTGAGTGCAGTCCCACAGACAGGAAGGCGTAGAGTGGCCCTTCTCTCTGACCTCCAGACCCTCCTGATACTGCCAGAGTTCTCATTTCCCAGTTCTCCAACCCCAGGCTTCTGGAATGTGACCCTTTACAGAGCAAACAGACCACAGAGAGGGCAGCTCCTCCTCTGTCAGGCCCTCCCTCCCagtctcctcctctctcttcctcccttcctccagcAGCACAGGTGGGACTTCAGGGAGCTCAGAGCCCAGCTCACCAGGCCCATGGCTGGAGGCCCTGCCATGGCTCCCCCCAAACTCCTTCTGATGCTGGCTCTGCTGCCCTGGGTGGTTCTGGCCGACCAAGGTGCCGAGGGATGTGGGTACTTATCTGGGCCAGTGTGGATGGACAAGGTAagctgggcttgatctggacatctggcaacccccctccccccccccccccagagtccTGCAAGGGCCGCTGCACGGAGGGTTTCAACAAGAACCAGAAGTGTCAATGTGATGAGCTCTGCTCCTACTACCAGAGCTGCTGCTCTGACTATGTGGCTGAATGCAAACCCCAAGGTGCGTGCACAGccatgggggggggtgtgtgggaTAAAGGAGGCGGGCAGGGCATGGCCTGGGTCCCCCCTGCAGCTGCAGACTCCTGCCCCCTCTCTGCCTGCAGTGACTCGGGGGGACGTGTTCATTCTGCCGGAGGATGACTATATTGACTACCAAGTCAATGGCGACCACCAGATCACCAAAGACCACGACTCCCACACACCATCAGAGAGCCCCACCCAGAACTCCGACCTGCTCAAGCACCCGGTGATGACCCCTCTTCAGGACGCTGAACCTGAGAAAGTGATCTCAGTGCTTGAAGAGGCTACTCTACAGCCAGAGAGTGTGAACTTAGGGCCTGAGAAGGGGACCACGGACTCAGAGACCTCTGAGTTCCCTGCAGAGGAGGAATTGTGCAATGAGATGCCTTTTGATGCCTTTACTGACCTCAAGAATGGGTCCATCTTTGCTTTCCGAGGTGATTCCAAGAGCAGGCCTTGGGGGATGGGGGTAGGAGAAGTATGTCCCAGGAAGGTCTCCTCCCTCACTGAGCTTTCCAACGACTCCAGGACAGTTCTGCTATGAGCTGGACGAGAAGGCAGTGAGGCCTGGGTACCCCAAGCTCATCCGAGACGTCTGGGGCATCGAGGGTCCCATTGATGCCGCCTTCACTCGAATCAACTGTCAGGGGAAGACCTATCTCTTCAAGGTGCCAGGCCAGGGCTGTGCCTCAGGGGACAGGGTTTGGAGCAAAGGCTTTAGCGCTGTGGTGCCCAGTGGGACCCAGGGTGAGGCCTCTGTGAGATAGAGCAGCCGGAGGCTCCGGGTCCTGGTAAACAAGCCTGGCATGGGGATACCTGCCTTGGGGCTGGGAGCTCTGTCCGGTGCCCTCCCTCatccttctccaccctccctgttgcTTAGGGTAGTCAGTACTGGCGCTTTGAGGATGGCGTCCTGGACCCCAGCTATCCCCAAAACATCTCTGATGGCTTCAAGGGCATTCCGGACAACATCGATGCAGCCTTTGCCCTCCCTGCCCATAGCTACAGCGGCCGGGAGCGGGTCTACTTCTTCAAGGGTACCCGGAGGCTGGGTGGGGGAGTGATCAGCCCATGGAGCAGGCTCAGGGGCACCGTGTCTGCGCTTCCCCGGGGACAGGCCTGGGTTGGGTGGTGTCCTCCTGATGGCAGTTGCCCGGCTCCCCAGGCAAGCAGTACTGGGAGTACGAGTTCCAGCAGCAGCCCAGCCAGAAGGACTGTGAAGACAGCTTGCCCTCGACGGTGTTCGAGCATTTTGCCTTGATGCAGCGTGATGTCTGGCATGACATCTTTGAGGGTCTCTTCTGGGGTGGCACCTTTGGTAAGGAGGAAGGGCAAGTCTTCTTCCCACCCCCCTACTCTTCCCTAGAGGGGGGCTGGGGGCCGAGTTGGGGACAAGGGGAGGGTTGGGCTGAGGGGCTCTAGTTGTGGAGCTATCGATTGATCAATCAATCCCGAGCTGTTTGTTCAGCCCGGACTTTGCTTCTGTTGACCTTTCGGCAGTGGCTTGGCTCAGGCTGGTCCCCAGACCTTGACTTTTGCCTAGCACAGCCATGGACACCGATAGCGGCTAGaaggcctggggctgggggcgAGAGGAGACACCCAGGTGTATGAGCAGGGCAAGCACACAGGGAGGCTGGGGGCTCTGGGGGCTGCACTCTGCCACTAGCTGGCTGTGTGTCCTTGGGCAATGCTCAGTTCACGGGAACCCCTTCCCTGCCAACAGGTGGTGCCAGCGAGCCCAAGTCTATCAGCCAGGACTGGCCCGGTGTGCCCGGGCAGGTGGGCGCCGCCATGGCTGGCCGCATCTACATCTCCGGCTCCACACCAAGCTCCTCCTGGATCAAAAAGCGCAAGTCATCCGGCCGCAGCCGCAAACGCTACCGCTCGCGCTCTCGGGCTGGCCGCAGCCGGAGCCAGAAGGCCCGCCGGCGGTCCCGCTCCACCTGGCTGTCCTGGTTCTCCAGCGAGGAGAGCGACCTGGGCACCTACTATGCCTACGACACGGACTGGCTGGTGCCTGCAAGCTGCGAGCCCATTCAGAGCGTCTACTTCTTCTCGGGAGGTGGGAGCCCCTGCCACCCCGGTAGCCGGTTTAGCCCCAGAGCGGTGACCCCAGAGAGTCAGGCCTTTCcctgcacaggcctggggcttccttccaaggtggctgggtggggggagtgggcagGACCTGGGGCTCGTGGCCCCTCCTCCTCACATGACCCTCCCCGACCTCTCTTCCAGCCAAGTACTACCGAGTCAACCTGGGCACGAAGCGAGTGGACACCGTGAGCCCTCCCTACCCACGCTCCATCGCCCAGTACTGGCTGGGCTGCCCAGTGCCCGGCTGAGCGTAGGAGCCCGCTCTCACACAGCTGGGCCCTCCAGGCGCCCTCCTCCCATTCAATAAAAGTCCCTTGATCCTGGTCTCAGGCTGTGCTTGGGCCTTGGGGCGTGGACTAGGGGCTTGGAGAAGGGCAGGAGGTGGCAGGGTTCTGATTTGGCTGTTCTGTCCATTTGGCGCCTGGTATCCAGGTAACTCAGATGCCTGAGCTCTTGGGGATTTCTATGCTCCTGCAAACCCACCCCCTTCATTCTTTGAGGTCTTGAGTCTTGGGTGGGAGACAGTGAGGTTAAAGGAGAGGGGAGACAGGCAGGCAATGAAACTCAATGCACCCCTTCTCTTCAAAAAAGTGATTCCCCGGGATTTCTCGGGGGACCGCGGAAGGACACGCCATAGCATCTACGGCAGAAGCCTGTACTGCACCTGTGTAGGCCTCTCCAAGAGGCTCCGTTTGGGTTTTTGTGCGGCCAGGGAGCAAGGCTTAGATGCACCCAAGGCTCTAAAGCAAGGCTGGGCGTGCTCTTGTGGCGACATCTGTCCATAGCCCACTGACCCGcattctgtcctgtcctctgtcatgggctggggctccactgacCCCTGAAGGCATGCAGGACAAGGACGTGGCACAAAGGCTCCaaggggtgaggagtggggagagtgagagggatccatcagctttctaaAAGGAGTCTCAGGATGCTTTTCATGAAGCACAGGATTCTGAACAGGGATTGCCAGTCTCCAGTCTCCAGCCTGGGACCAGCTAGCTGCTTTCTGATGCTGAGCAATgacaacgcccccccccccccctccaccgttGTCCAGTGGATGTCCACCAACAGTGACCCCATAACACAGTGGagtactgctcctgtggatttctgagactggaatacaaagcctcgtccttctccctcagagaggccagtggtttagaactactTACACTGTGGGTAGCAGCCTAAagtataaccactactccaccagggctcctaaagtcCGCAGTAGAGGCCACAAAACCTTTGCCCTACTCTCGATAAACCTCACCTCAACCCTGCCCCAGGTCCACCCCATGCAGCAGtaaagcccatggcctggaggtGGGACCAGCCACGTTGAACAGTAAAGAACCTGGGCCCGAGTCTTACTCCTCAGCCAGCCCCACGGATGGCCCagcgagtgagcgagtgatcggAGAGGGAGGGATGGGCAAGGTGAGCTTGTGGAGAGCATATGAGGTGGGAACGTAGGCACAAGGTTAGGCAGAGTTTTCTACAGACGCGAGACTCCTCCTCACGCACACAGATCAGATGTGTATGAACGTTTGCTCCTCTTGTCTTTGTGCTCCCTCTGAAAGCCAAGATTAGCACATGCCATTTGTTTGAAGTAGATGATTAAAGCGAGGCTCCCATGCCTCACGGGAGACAAAAGCCCGTGCTGAATAAACTCTGGCTCTTCTCCGAGAATGGAGTTGAGCCCCCTGCGCACCCTTTTCTGTCTTGTCGACTGTGGGGCTGGACTCCACCTTCCAAGCGACCTCTAGGCCACTGGGAAGACCCAGAAACTGAAG
This window of the Tenrec ecaudatus isolate mTenEca1 chromosome 10, mTenEca1.hap1, whole genome shotgun sequence genome carries:
- the VTN gene encoding vitronectin gives rise to the protein MAPPKLLLMLALLPWVVLADQESCKGRCTEGFNKNQKCQCDELCSYYQSCCSDYVAECKPQVTRGDVFILPEDDYIDYQVNGDHQITKDHDSHTPSESPTQNSDLLKHPVMTPLQDAEPEKVISVLEEATLQPESVNLGPEKGTTDSETSEFPAEEELCNEMPFDAFTDLKNGSIFAFRGQFCYELDEKAVRPGYPKLIRDVWGIEGPIDAAFTRINCQGKTYLFKGSQYWRFEDGVLDPSYPQNISDGFKGIPDNIDAAFALPAHSYSGRERVYFFKGKQYWEYEFQQQPSQKDCEDSLPSTVFEHFALMQRDVWHDIFEGLFWGGTFGGASEPKSISQDWPGVPGQVGAAMAGRIYISGSTPSSSWIKKRKSSGRSRKRYRSRSRAGRSRSQKARRRSRSTWLSWFSSEESDLGTYYAYDTDWLVPASCEPIQSVYFFSGAKYYRVNLGTKRVDTVSPPYPRSIAQYWLGCPVPG